The Chloroflexota bacterium genomic interval TCAATTGATAGGCTGTCTCGACCAACCCAACAGCGGCATTGTCAGGATCAACGGACAGGATGTGACCGGGCTCAGCAAAAACAAACGCGCTGATCTTCGCAAGGAAGATATCGGATTCATCTTTCAGTTCTTTGCCCTGATTCCGGTTCTCAGTGCCTACGAGAATGTGGAACTGCCACTGCTTCTGAACGGCGTCGATGGTAAGGAACGGCGAGATCGGGCTATGGGCCTGCTCGACAGCGTTGGCCTGGCCAATCGCGCCGAGCATCGGCCCGATCAGATGAGCGGCGGCGAGCAGCAACGGGTGGCTATTGCTCGCGCCCTGGCGCCCAAACCGGTGATGGTTCTTGCCGATGAGCCCACTGCCAACCTGGACACCGAAAATGGCAAACAGGCGATGGATATCATGCAGCGTCTTAATCAGGAAACGGGCACTGCGTTCGTCTTTGCCACCCACGACCCGCGCGTCATGTCGTATGCCCGGCGAGTGGTTACCCTGCAAGATGGCCGGGTTGTGGATAACGGCCTACAGAACTGAGGCGACCACCTATGACTGGCAGACGATGGCTGATTGCGGTGCTCACGTTGATTGCGATCAGTGCGGGTTGTACGCAACAGGAGACACCAACCCCTCTTCCCTCGGCCACGCCGATTCCTGCGATTGCGATCAATCCCGTCGACGGATCGGCCAGAGCCTCGGGCGAAATTGTTCCCGCCA includes:
- a CDS encoding ABC transporter ATP-binding protein → MEIIQLENVVKSYQIGEVETRALDGVSLTMADGEFTALVGPSGSGKTTMLQLIGCLDQPNSGIVRINGQDVTGLSKNKRADLRKEDIGFIFQFFALIPVLSAYENVELPLLLNGVDGKERRDRAMGLLDSVGLANRAEHRPDQMSGGEQQRVAIARALAPKPVMVLADEPTANLDTENGKQAMDIMQRLNQETGTAFVFATHDPRVMSYARRVVTLQDGRVVDNGLQN